One window of the Natronomonas marina genome contains the following:
- a CDS encoding histone, with the protein MSVELPFAPVDSVIRRNAGQLRVSAGAAEELARRIQKRGAALAAAAAEEATADGRKTLMAEDFDAPVVDKDLLELPVAPVDRIARLDIDDRYRVSMDARIALAGELESYADTVAAAAAILARHADRRTIKAEDVETYYELEPYFE; encoded by the coding sequence ATGAGCGTCGAGCTACCGTTCGCCCCGGTGGACTCCGTCATCCGCCGGAACGCAGGCCAGTTGCGGGTCAGCGCCGGAGCCGCCGAGGAACTCGCGCGCCGAATCCAAAAGCGGGGGGCGGCGCTGGCGGCGGCGGCGGCCGAGGAGGCCACGGCGGACGGGCGGAAGACGCTGATGGCCGAGGACTTCGACGCCCCGGTCGTCGACAAGGACCTGCTGGAGTTGCCGGTCGCGCCCGTCGACCGCATCGCACGGCTCGACATCGACGACCGCTACCGCGTCTCGATGGACGCCCGCATCGCGCTGGCGGGCGAACTGGAATCGTACGCGGACACCGTCGCGGCGGCCGCGGCCATCCTCGCCCGGCACGCCGACCGCCGGACGATCAAGGCCGAGGACGTCGAGACCTACTACGAACTCGAACCGTACTTCGAATGA
- a CDS encoding single-stranded DNA binding protein → MGAIEDVYADLDADVSEEEFREAVEEKVEQMGGLADEETAAMLIAHDLDGGEVETIADVEPGLEEAKFLGKVLSVGELRTFERDGDDEDGHVLNLEVADESGSIRVALWDDDAVAAEEELAAGQVLRVKGRPKDGYNGVEVSADRVEPDADADIDVDVGGDGTVESLSLGQSDVNLRGVVLDTDEVRTFDRDDGSEGRVSNLTVGDETGRVRVTLWDERADRATELDAGQSVEIVDGYVREREGALELHVGDRGAIEELEESVEFVPDATDIAGVEIEETVDIAGVIRSADPKRTFDRDDGSEGQVRNVRLQDETDDIRVALWGPKADLDVGPGDEIFCADVEIQDGWQDDLEASAGWQSAVVVLDGAEPDRGGDSAGLDEFADGSAPETRDADDADEPHDGDRETFTGTVVQPGDPVILDSGEETLRVETDADVHLGQEVTVRGHRDGDSFVAEELR, encoded by the coding sequence ATGGGTGCCATCGAGGATGTCTACGCGGACCTCGACGCCGACGTCTCCGAGGAGGAGTTCCGCGAGGCCGTCGAGGAGAAGGTCGAGCAGATGGGGGGGCTGGCCGACGAGGAGACGGCCGCGATGCTCATCGCGCACGACCTCGACGGCGGCGAGGTCGAGACCATCGCCGACGTCGAACCGGGCCTCGAGGAGGCGAAGTTCCTCGGCAAGGTGCTGAGCGTCGGCGAGTTGCGGACCTTCGAGCGGGACGGCGACGACGAGGACGGCCACGTACTCAACCTCGAGGTCGCCGACGAGTCGGGCAGTATCCGGGTCGCGCTGTGGGACGACGACGCGGTGGCCGCCGAGGAGGAACTCGCGGCCGGGCAGGTCCTCCGGGTGAAGGGCCGCCCGAAGGACGGCTACAACGGCGTGGAGGTCAGCGCCGACCGCGTCGAACCGGACGCCGACGCCGACATCGACGTCGACGTGGGGGGTGACGGGACCGTCGAGTCGCTGTCGCTCGGCCAGTCCGACGTGAACCTCCGCGGCGTCGTGCTCGACACCGACGAGGTGCGGACCTTCGACCGCGACGACGGCAGCGAGGGCCGGGTGTCGAACCTGACCGTCGGCGACGAGACGGGCCGCGTTCGCGTGACGCTGTGGGACGAGCGGGCCGACCGCGCGACGGAACTGGACGCCGGCCAGAGCGTCGAAATCGTCGACGGCTACGTCCGCGAGCGAGAGGGCGCCCTCGAACTACACGTCGGGGACCGCGGCGCCATCGAGGAACTCGAGGAGTCCGTCGAGTTCGTCCCCGATGCAACCGACATCGCCGGGGTCGAAATCGAGGAGACGGTCGACATCGCCGGCGTGATCCGGTCGGCGGACCCCAAACGGACCTTCGACCGCGACGACGGCAGCGAGGGCCAGGTGCGGAACGTCCGCCTGCAGGACGAGACGGATGACATCCGGGTCGCGCTGTGGGGACCGAAGGCCGACCTCGACGTCGGGCCGGGCGACGAAATCTTCTGTGCCGACGTCGAGATACAGGACGGCTGGCAGGACGACCTCGAGGCGTCGGCCGGGTGGCAGTCGGCCGTGGTCGTCCTCGACGGCGCCGAACCGGACCGTGGCGGCGACTCGGCCGGCCTCGACGAGTTCGCCGACGGCTCTGCGCCCGAGACCCGCGACGCCGACGACGCCGACGAACCGCACGATGGCGACCGGGAGACCTTCACCGGGACCGTCGTCCAGCCGGGCGATCCAGTCATCCTGGACAGCGGCGAGGAGACGCTCCGCGTCGAGACGGACGCCGACGTCCACCTCGGCCAGGAGGTGACCGTCCGGGGGCACCGCGACGGAGACAGTTTCGTCGCCGAGGAACTCCGCTGA
- a CDS encoding DUF7504 family protein, with translation MSAGESVGDLIDRPSSADLEDASNVLVLATSLDERARESYYRTLFPDQPSTVDVLAVDYRQTPDQYLDEWRRYADGKPRRCGIICVGESTRGPGDASDIDGNAVACVENPGDLTGVGIKVGNYLDGYGGPETVVTFDSLTVLLQYVELERAFRFLHVLSNQVRSMDAVAHYHIDPEAHDDQVLATLSSLFDAVARFDDGDWEIRSR, from the coding sequence ATGTCAGCCGGGGAGTCAGTCGGCGATCTGATCGACCGCCCGAGCAGCGCCGACCTCGAGGACGCGTCGAACGTCCTCGTGCTGGCGACGTCGCTCGACGAGAGGGCCCGCGAGTCGTACTACCGGACGCTTTTCCCCGACCAGCCCTCGACGGTCGACGTCCTCGCCGTTGACTACCGGCAGACGCCCGACCAGTATCTCGACGAGTGGCGCCGGTACGCCGACGGGAAGCCGCGGCGGTGCGGCATCATCTGCGTCGGCGAGTCGACGCGCGGTCCGGGGGACGCCAGCGACATCGACGGGAACGCCGTCGCCTGCGTGGAGAACCCGGGCGACCTGACGGGCGTCGGCATCAAGGTCGGCAACTACCTCGACGGCTACGGCGGTCCCGAGACGGTCGTCACCTTCGACTCGCTGACGGTGCTGCTGCAGTACGTCGAACTCGAGCGGGCGTTCCGGTTCCTGCACGTCCTCTCGAACCAGGTGCGGTCGATGGACGCGGTCGCCCACTATCACATCGACCCCGAGGCCCACGACGACCAGGTGCTGGCGACGCTGTCGTCGCTCTTCGACGCCGTCGCCCGCTTCGACGACGGCGACTGGGAGATTCGGAGCCGGTAG
- a CDS encoding DUF309 domain-containing protein, with protein sequence MDHLRAGTALFNAGHYLAAHEPWEERWLEDPRGNRDDCIQGLVQATAATHKARTGNWSGAVGLAESGAAYLDGCGHEDLRAWVRRLAADPELAERERPPALAVDGEVVTVEDLQFPAAGIAAEALAETRGDEVVERAVAYAEEAVAAGEETSPFVALTLSYLREESPAVRQRIAEHVRRRESRDADVEGLFDAE encoded by the coding sequence ATGGACCACCTGCGGGCGGGGACGGCGCTGTTCAACGCCGGCCACTACCTCGCGGCCCACGAGCCGTGGGAGGAGCGCTGGCTCGAGGACCCTCGCGGGAACCGGGACGACTGCATCCAGGGACTGGTACAGGCGACGGCCGCGACCCACAAGGCCCGGACGGGCAACTGGTCGGGCGCCGTGGGTCTCGCCGAGAGCGGCGCGGCCTACCTCGATGGCTGCGGGCACGAGGATCTGCGGGCCTGGGTCCGGCGGCTCGCCGCCGACCCGGAACTCGCAGAACGGGAGCGGCCACCCGCCCTGGCTGTCGATGGCGAAGTGGTCACCGTCGAGGACCTGCAGTTTCCGGCCGCGGGCATCGCCGCCGAGGCGCTGGCGGAGACCCGGGGCGACGAGGTCGTCGAGCGGGCCGTCGCCTACGCCGAGGAGGCGGTCGCCGCCGGGGAGGAGACCAGTCCCTTCGTGGCGCTGACGCTGTCGTACCTGCGGGAGGAGTCGCCGGCCGTCCGCCAGCGGATCGCCGAGCACGTCCGGCGGCGGGAATCGAGGGACGCCGATGTCGAGGGGCTGTTCGACGCCGAGTGA
- the azf gene encoding NAD-dependent glucose-6-phosphate dehydrogenase Azf, with amino-acid sequence MDDTVLLTGAKGAVGTAIREGLADDYDWRYLFHNPPPFDPDHPYLVGDVVDEAVVAEACEGVGAVVHLAGDPRRDAPWDSVLDTNIHGTKVLYEAAVEAGAEKFVFASSNHAVGHYETERKPDLYREDDEFLLDGTELPRPGNFYGISKATGELVGRYYHDEYGIDVCNIRIGNLTRNHPPAEYERGQAMWLSYRDCAHIHDRALQADYDYEIVYGISDNDRKYYSLERAREVLGYDPQDNSADYTFEGEPLEED; translated from the coding sequence ATGGACGACACCGTGTTGCTCACGGGTGCGAAAGGCGCCGTCGGGACGGCGATACGGGAGGGACTCGCCGACGACTACGACTGGCGCTACCTCTTCCACAACCCGCCGCCGTTCGACCCCGACCACCCGTACCTCGTCGGCGACGTCGTCGACGAGGCGGTCGTCGCGGAGGCCTGCGAGGGCGTCGGCGCCGTCGTCCACCTCGCGGGCGACCCCCGCCGTGACGCGCCGTGGGACTCGGTGCTCGACACCAACATCCACGGGACGAAGGTGCTCTACGAGGCCGCCGTCGAGGCCGGCGCCGAGAAGTTCGTCTTCGCCTCCTCGAACCACGCCGTCGGCCACTACGAGACCGAGCGCAAGCCAGACCTCTACCGCGAGGACGACGAGTTCCTGCTCGACGGCACCGAACTCCCCCGACCGGGGAACTTCTACGGCATCTCGAAGGCCACCGGCGAACTCGTCGGCCGCTACTACCACGACGAGTACGGCATCGACGTCTGCAACATCCGCATCGGCAACCTGACGCGGAACCACCCGCCCGCCGAGTACGAGCGCGGACAGGCGATGTGGCTCTCCTACCGCGACTGCGCCCACATCCACGACCGTGCGCTGCAGGCCGACTACGACTACGAAATCGTCTACGGCATCTCGGACAACGACCGCAAGTACTACTCGCTGGAGCGCGCCCGCGAGGTGCTCGGATACGACCCACAGGACAACTCCGCCGACTACACCTTCGAGGGCGAACCGCTCGAGGAGGACTGA
- a CDS encoding ribonucleoside-diphosphate reductase has protein sequence MQDGTLGQDMTQIRDTSREMRISEESVGGGYFKHAVYNHWDPYEDISQELIEQDRERAMAMEGDREEFLDVTQYLALFGAGEESVTEDLAPLMVALDDINDQMFVSSQIYEEAKHTQFFDRYWREVIYPVAEERGWEKVPPTDQRFFPDGYVELFERTEDAMETLLTDDTPENRVRAYCHYHLVVESVLAQTGYFGLTTALGADDDDPLTPPDRETPHLAGLVKGINYIRSDEGRHVGFGMQKVQHHIAENGVDEAVVQETLKELMPFVAETVSVGDSVIDPMPLVNYARDKLTRRIDIITDADAEIPDVEELVALDDGSAAAD, from the coding sequence ATGCAGGATGGGACCCTCGGCCAGGATATGACGCAGATACGGGATACGAGCCGCGAGATGCGCATCAGCGAGGAGTCGGTCGGCGGCGGCTACTTCAAACACGCCGTCTACAACCACTGGGACCCCTACGAGGACATCTCCCAGGAGCTCATCGAACAGGACAGGGAGCGGGCGATGGCGATGGAGGGCGACCGGGAGGAGTTCCTCGACGTGACCCAGTACCTCGCGCTGTTCGGGGCCGGCGAGGAGTCGGTCACGGAGGACCTGGCGCCGCTGATGGTCGCCCTCGACGACATCAACGACCAGATGTTCGTCTCCAGCCAGATTTACGAGGAGGCCAAGCACACCCAGTTCTTCGACCGCTACTGGCGGGAGGTCATCTACCCGGTCGCCGAGGAACGGGGCTGGGAGAAGGTGCCCCCGACCGACCAGCGGTTCTTCCCCGACGGCTACGTCGAACTGTTCGAGCGCACCGAGGACGCCATGGAGACGCTTCTGACCGACGACACGCCCGAGAACCGCGTCCGAGCGTACTGTCACTACCACCTCGTCGTCGAGTCGGTGCTCGCACAGACCGGCTACTTCGGTCTAACGACGGCGCTGGGAGCCGACGACGACGACCCGCTGACGCCGCCCGACCGGGAGACGCCGCACCTCGCGGGCCTGGTGAAGGGCATCAACTACATCCGGAGCGACGAGGGGCGCCACGTCGGCTTCGGGATGCAGAAGGTCCAGCACCACATCGCCGAGAACGGCGTCGACGAGGCCGTCGTCCAGGAGACGCTGAAGGAGCTGATGCCGTTCGTCGCCGAGACCGTCTCCGTCGGGGACAGCGTCATCGACCCGATGCCGCTGGTCAACTACGCCCGCGACAAACTCACCCGCCGCATCGACATCATCACGGACGCCGACGCCGAGATTCCGGACGTCGAGGAACTCGTCGCGCTGGACGACGGGTCGGCGGCCGCGGACTGA
- a CDS encoding enoyl-CoA hydratase/isomerase family protein: MSVETTRDGAVATVTISNPERKNALDAPASEAMAEEIRDLAYDDGVRCVVLTGEGDAFCAGLDLAGDMGGGSPAAELEVGFGAIATGLIRMEKPTVAKVPGPAVGAGASIAAACDFVYAAEDAFFEWGFTNIGLAPDTGATYTLPRLVGTRKALELLITGDRIDAERAVELGVANEVVAGEDLDAFVADRAETLAGRPTMAVAAAKRLVYRSDHRSLEETLREEALAQEEMIESEDFMEGVAAFMGDREPDFEGR, translated from the coding sequence ATGAGCGTCGAGACGACCCGCGACGGCGCCGTCGCAACCGTCACTATATCGAACCCCGAGCGGAAGAACGCCCTGGACGCCCCGGCCTCCGAAGCGATGGCCGAGGAGATACGCGACCTCGCCTACGACGACGGCGTCCGGTGTGTCGTCCTCACGGGCGAGGGCGACGCCTTCTGTGCCGGTCTGGACCTGGCCGGCGACATGGGCGGCGGCAGCCCCGCCGCCGAACTGGAGGTCGGCTTCGGCGCCATCGCCACCGGGCTGATACGGATGGAGAAGCCCACGGTTGCGAAGGTGCCCGGCCCGGCGGTCGGGGCCGGCGCCTCCATCGCGGCCGCCTGTGACTTCGTCTACGCCGCCGAGGACGCCTTCTTCGAGTGGGGCTTCACCAACATCGGGCTGGCGCCGGACACCGGCGCGACCTACACGCTCCCGCGACTGGTCGGCACCCGGAAGGCACTGGAACTCCTGATAACGGGCGACCGCATCGATGCCGAGCGGGCCGTCGAGTTGGGCGTCGCCAACGAGGTCGTTGCGGGCGAGGACCTGGACGCGTTCGTCGCCGACCGCGCCGAGACGCTGGCCGGCCGGCCGACGATGGCCGTCGCCGCCGCCAAACGGCTCGTCTACCGGAGCGACCACCGCTCGCTGGAGGAGACGCTCCGGGAGGAGGCGCTGGCCCAGGAGGAGATGATAGAGAGCGAGGACTTCATGGAGGGCGTCGCCGCCTTCATGGGCGACCGCGAACCCGACTTCGAGGGCCGGTAG
- a CDS encoding carboxypeptidase-like regulatory domain-containing protein, with the protein MSDDAQKAAASRYADDDCVVQNDGLRGAVDDWRVGDLDTSVLRDVVDYWRTGATVFENPPAAPGSADATGNADFVEVSWAEVDAATSYDLYWSTSQDVSPDTGTRIADVGTPFAHAGVETGTTYYYVVTARNCAGESGASPTAEGTVPEPPTLEPDEPEGTTQTTVADRAEALYTGDDPVQTGVEAGAIDPGRVAIVSGTVTDREGDPVGNATVRVSGRPELGRTLSRADGTFDMAVNGGGTVIFRFERTGFLPLQRQIPVGSNAHRKGTAVSLLRETAESTTVETDSDDGQVATSQPVSDGDGDRQAAVFVPPNTSAMDTDDGTAPEELEIRATEYTVGENGPEAMPDELPNRVGYTYAVELTARNPDSSDGSTSSQTAFIDTESRGDVEFDQPVYEYERNFLDFPVGQRVPMGFYDEDAAAWEGGDDGRIIEILDTSGGSASIDVDGSGDPADQSQLDELGVTDEELAMLATQYEAGDQLWRTPVPHFSPWDCNWPFNPPADSVPPLPDFEIEDVNIDDGTTPPEPPSTPEEPPEEDEEDDDCPK; encoded by the coding sequence GTGAGCGACGACGCCCAGAAGGCGGCCGCCTCCCGCTACGCCGACGACGATTGTGTCGTTCAGAACGATGGACTGCGAGGCGCCGTCGACGACTGGCGGGTCGGCGACCTCGACACCAGCGTCCTGCGGGACGTCGTCGATTACTGGCGAACCGGCGCGACCGTCTTCGAGAACCCGCCAGCAGCGCCCGGGTCCGCGGACGCCACGGGCAACGCCGACTTCGTCGAGGTCTCCTGGGCCGAGGTCGACGCCGCCACGTCCTACGACCTCTACTGGTCGACCAGCCAGGACGTCTCCCCCGACACCGGGACCCGCATCGCCGACGTCGGGACGCCCTTCGCCCACGCCGGCGTCGAGACCGGCACGACCTACTACTACGTCGTCACGGCCCGCAACTGCGCCGGCGAGAGCGGCGCCTCCCCGACCGCCGAGGGGACCGTCCCCGAGCCGCCGACCCTCGAACCGGACGAACCCGAGGGCACGACACAGACCACCGTCGCCGACAGAGCGGAGGCGCTGTACACCGGCGACGATCCGGTGCAGACGGGCGTCGAGGCCGGCGCCATCGACCCCGGTCGCGTCGCCATCGTCAGCGGCACCGTCACCGACCGCGAGGGGGACCCGGTCGGCAACGCGACGGTCCGGGTGTCGGGCCGTCCGGAACTGGGACGGACGCTGTCCCGGGCCGACGGCACGTTCGACATGGCCGTCAACGGGGGAGGCACGGTGATATTCCGGTTCGAGCGGACCGGCTTCCTCCCGCTCCAGCGGCAGATCCCGGTCGGTTCGAACGCCCACCGGAAGGGGACGGCCGTCTCGCTCCTCCGGGAGACGGCCGAGAGCACGACCGTCGAGACGGACAGCGACGACGGACAGGTGGCGACCAGCCAGCCGGTCTCGGACGGCGACGGCGACCGGCAGGCGGCGGTGTTCGTCCCGCCGAACACGTCGGCGATGGACACCGACGACGGCACCGCCCCCGAGGAACTGGAGATTCGGGCGACCGAGTACACCGTCGGCGAGAACGGACCCGAGGCGATGCCCGACGAGTTGCCGAACCGGGTCGGCTACACGTACGCGGTGGAGTTGACGGCCCGGAATCCCGACAGCAGCGACGGCTCCACGAGCAGTCAGACCGCCTTCATCGATACCGAATCGCGCGGCGACGTCGAGTTCGACCAGCCGGTCTACGAGTACGAGCGCAACTTCCTCGACTTCCCGGTCGGCCAGCGGGTACCGATGGGCTTCTACGACGAGGACGCCGCCGCCTGGGAGGGCGGCGACGACGGCCGCATCATCGAGATCCTCGACACCAGCGGCGGGAGCGCCTCCATCGACGTCGACGGCAGCGGCGATCCCGCCGACCAGTCACAGCTCGACGAGCTGGGGGTGACCGACGAGGAACTGGCGATGCTCGCTACCCAGTACGAGGCCGGCGACCAGCTGTGGCGGACGCCGGTGCCGCACTTCTCGCCGTGGGACTGCAACTGGCCGTTCAACCCCCCTGCGGATTCCGTGCCGCCGCTACCCGACTTCGAGATCGAGGACGTGAACATCGACGACGGTACGACGCCGCCCGAACCACCGAGCACGCCGGAGGAACCGCCCGAAGAGGACGAAGAGGACGACGACTGTCCGAAATAA